tgtgcggcagAGCCCTCAAAAAGCAAAAGGCCTCTCCAGTGCGTCACTTAGTATTTCAAACGCCATCAATTTCCAGTTGAATAGTTTCCTGAGGAAATACTCATTCAAGTTCTGGCAGAGTGCCTCAGTCTGGTCTGTAGTTTTCCCAGAGACACGCTCACACACTCTGctttctccttcactttctctgtgaCATCCCATATTTTGACTTTAAGTTTGTCAGTGAGTTCTTCTAACGCAGCCGTGTGGATGAAAGTAATCAAATAACAGAGGAGGATTGTAATCAGtaagatttgaaaaaaatcaggcagtAAAGAATAATCAATACAAATAcctgcaaataataataacaatccCATCTCAATGGTGCTCATTGTTCCAGAACTCTGTGCAGAAATCAGAGACGAACTGAAAATAATAGAACAACACAAATCGATAATAAACAAATGTATTCCCTTTGTTTACAACATTTCCAGAGTGGACTTTCTCTTTGTCTAAACCGTATCCTGCAACAATACACATCTTCGACAGATGGAATCTCAACACAAAGCACTTTCGTTCAGTGCCAAAAAaacccaattttttttttgaattttcCAATTTATTTACTGGCATAATGGTCATAATAATCACGGCATCAGGGAACAAACTATGCAGAAATTGTCGGAAAGAATCCTCAGGGCTCGTGGAGATAATTCCTAAAAGATGAGATGGAAGAATGCAATTATATTGATTAGGTCTTGAAAACGACAAAATAATCAACATAAAAAACCGGATGAAAGCGGTGATACAGgcttttgtaataataacaaacCTTTAATGGAAGAATGTCCGCCTGTCAAAAAAGGGAGCTCTCCAATTTATGATGATTATGAGATTTTACATGATGTGACACTGATAACTTCCATATTTACTCAAGACTAAATGTGAGGTTCTAGAGATATCAGGTAAATTACTTTCCAGGTACATCATGCACATGTGTTGGATTGGAAATAAAATCCTTATTATTGTCCTTTTCTTCTTCAATCTCCCCAttatctgtcttttctttttcttcttctgcaggcGCACCAGGAGAGAAGGGACTTAGAGGAGAGGTGGGCACCACAGGAAAGATGGGACCTGCCGGAGACAATGGTAAGTTCTTGTTTCCATAGGTACTTTAATGTAATGTTTAAGTATACAAGTCTTTAAAGTAAAGTATACAGAAATCAAACAAGAGGGCGCATCCAGAGGAAAGCTTCCTCTAACTGCCAATCCTCAGCgtcctgtttaaaaaaaacatctttccaaaagaaagagaagagaaaagatttACAAACATCTATGAATATTGTGTGTACATTTCAGTTGCCAGGGACATGTAAAACAGTCTGTTCTTGTCAACAACAGGCTCGATAACTGTAAATAATGTAGCTGTGAGGTTCACAGCTTAAAGAAGAATTTAGTTTCCTGAACTCCCCGTCAGATTAAAATAAGTAGAATGTACAGTACCACAAAAATCATTAAATTCATTTGTCACTTAATGTCAATTgctctgtatttttcatttcctcactCCTCAACAACCTTTTTATGGAATAATCTACATCCTCAGATAGAGGACCGTGTAAACCTACGGTATGATGTCATCCACTTGCTTTGCACACGGTGGCCTGTTTCACTGCTTTTCTAGGCATTCACTTTTCTCACTGTTCATTACGTCTAATACGCTTACAGGAAAGGAGTGAGGTCACAGGTTTGGATTTTCCTTCATCCTGAGCGTCTGTAGctcataaaacaaatgttttcggGCCAGAGTTGGCTTCAGCAGACTCACaaactaaaattaaataaataaataaagagtaaaGGTGGCtacctttactttttatttatttatttaatcatgttTAAGAATTACTCATATAAAACTTCCAGGTTGACTTGGTCAGGGTGTtctaattttaatttcattcaaatcacattcacactcacacacacagatcacaccGGTACAGTATGTCATTGTTGTGGTCCTTCCTCATATAACACCAGCCTTATTGTTGTTTGTACTGCAGCCACACTTCCCCAAAATGTGCAACTGCCAGTTGTGTTTATCTCCAAAGTTAAAGCACTTGAGTATACgtgcatatacagtatttgtttATATCTGGATTCACTGAACTTACAGTTTATCCACAACTtctgtgttttgaaaaatgCGTGAATAACGGAAGAATTAAATGTGAGTTACAACAGGTCAAACTTTGACCTGTGTGAGTCTGAACCTGTGTGCATCtgcttttaaacagttttatataAATGATGCTGCCATCTAGTGCTCATCATTTGTACCTACAACACCTAGATCGGTATTGACAGCAGTAGCACTCTATAAGATGAATCATTGGTCGATGGTCAGTGATGGTGCTGCACTATTTATTTAAGATTTAATTGCAGCTCACAAAAATTAACACCTAAGAACCTAGAACCATTTCTCATAAAGGAAAATGATAGGAGAATTGGAATGTACCACATGGACAACATTTCTGATTGGTTTTAATAAGTGTCAGAATTGTATAAGTTATATTGAGCGTTTATAATAACTGCATTCATGTTTTATCATGATGTAATGATGTCATTATATTCTTATTAGGATGTTTTAATCATTAGGACTTTCTGTGATATCTGTAGGTGACCCAGGTGATACAGGTGTGGACGGGCCCACTGGTCAGAAAGGGAAACCAGGTGGGTAACCTGACAGTGCTCACACATGGTTGTTTTCAAGTTGGATGCAAGACTACTACCATTCTATTCCCCATGaaccaacattttaaataaacataaagataGGAAATGTTTCTGCTTCCCTGAAAATGTGAGTCTTGAATGTGGGTTTGAACCAATAAATATAGAGTCAGGAAAACAAATTTGAGTCAGTCAAAGCCAAAGTCACCTCAGACACTCTTTGGGACACACCCTACTGCTACATTACACAGTCAGAATGATGTATTAGGGCAACAAGaggtttttcagtgttttgactGTGCACTCAAGCTAACTCGATTTGAGATCAAATGCCGTCTGAGTGCTGATATTTAGCTTTAAGTGTGTTTGATGGTAAATCCAACTAAGGCACAAAGCCCAGAGATGAGCATGAAAACATGATGCCTGCAGCGCTGGCGTGGCAGAGCAGAGGTCTGTGGGTCAAAGACAACAGCCAGTCATTGACAGTGAAAAACATGTACAactaaatattaatttatgGAAAAACTGAGCAGTTAGATATGAGAGGATGGTAAGTACCTTTCCTGTTCATCTGTTGTGTAATTTCTAAACCACCTAATTCAAGTTGAGAGCCAGGATCTTACAGGATAGACAGAAGCACAATAAGAAATAATCATGTGTCCAACTCATCTGCATAAAGTGACGGTAGGTATGTGGCATTGTAAGTCCCTAATCATACAGCAGAAGTGAGTAAACGTGTGGTATGAGCTTTTAAATCCTGTTCTCACTGAAATCCCCTGCAGGCACCACATGTGACTGTGGCAGGTACAGGAAAGTGGTTGGACAGCTGGATGTCAACACGGGCAAACTGAGGAACGCTGTCAAGTTTTTGAAAAATGGTGAGTCCTTACTATCTACCGTTCATCATGTTTAGTGGCAGTAAGCACCTGAAAGGTATTAcagtaaaatatacatatacatacgaTATAGTAGAGTTTCTGAGAGTCACACTCAAATTTGTGAATATCTTTTGTTTATATTGCACAGTCCTTTTTCTAGTgttataatatgatataatatttttatattcctgCTTGCTCAATCACAGCACAGCAAATctcttgtatgtgtaaaccttcTATGCTCTGAgagcttgtgtgtgagtgtgtgtgcgcgtgcgtgtgcgtgtgtgggatGGGCAGCGGATCAAACCACTGTGAGGCAAATGAGAGAGGGGTTAAATTTTTCAAAACTTAAAAAGGCATTTATGTTATATCTGTAATTAGCACAAGTGCATTTGATGCATAGTAATATTCTCCATAAAACTTCTAAAGCCATCTTTGCAATGATAATGAGGGGGACAACTCTGTTATTCCCAGggcccccaccaccaccaccccgtGAAGTCTGCCCCTGGATCAGAAATAAACTCAGTTGCAGCCAAAGGAACATTTCTTGTAAAAACACTCAGTTAtcacaagaaaaacaatgttttgatattttgcaCTCAGTCTTCAACTGGGTTCCacattttattctctttgtATGTCCtaacattattgttatttttaatatctaaaaaagtaaatagtgaataaatctgtattttcagGGCATTGTTTACTAGTTGTTGGTATTAGATCTTAAATCAACTGGGCAGGCGCTATTTCTTTAATTTACTTTGTTtgtaagaataataataacaatatttagttttttaatgcGTCTGCTTACTCTTGGTGTCACTTGATGAACTTAAAaccttttcttcatttttttccagGATGGTGGAGTTGCTCATTTGTATTAATCATGTCCTGTCAGTGCCAGACGCTTGACACAGACCTGCTGTTGATCTATGTAAAGAAACAGTCAATGATGGTCGAAAACATGTACACATCTCCAACTAACCTGCCCTAACTCTCCTGTGCAGTCATCCTGGGgctgaaggagacagaggagaggtaCTACTTGCTGGTGAAGGAAGCCAAGAGGTTCAGAGAGGCGTCAATGAACTGCAAGCTCAGAGGAGGCTCACTGGCCATGCCGAAAACCACAGACACCAACCGACTCATGGCAGACTACGTCAGTCACGCAGGTCTGACGAGAGTTTACATTGGTGTGCAGGCTCAAAGCAAGGACACAGTAAGTGAtccccagcacacacacacacacacacacacacacacacacacacacacacacacacacacacacacaagctgatctcagacatgcactgaactctggagattctctgcactttctccagaggaagtgcatgtgtgaatggtCTTTGTAGTCCTCCAGCTGAAGCTGCCAGAGgcttcacacagaaagaaaacacaagcttcatctttactgctcctcttccccacacacacactggtgtgaCATACTAGGCCCAATCCCATTCCACCCCTTCTCCCTACCCCTTGTCTTGCCCCTTGAAACAGAATATAAGCAGTCTTGtattgtgtatgtatatatattacagtttGTAACTTTTCTGAATAATTAATGAAGAAAGGTGATTCTGCATAAGAcgacagtgctgctgctgctgctgccaccatcttaaaggtccagtgtgtagtttaaggtgaaagggatctattggcagatgtttaatgtagaataatcctcatgatgtttttactcgttcatttcatctaaattgtatgaattgtagttttctttaccccagaaaaagccctttatattcaaataaatacggaggccgccatgtttttcactatagtccagactggacaaactaaacaccttttgagtttttatgacagctgaaggttaccacaggttctttttcatgtttggaaggagagggggaggtgaggggtgttcagctgcaacatgcaacttcaacactagatatcacaaaattctacacactgtacctttaaatataaaagttttAATGCTCTTTTTAATGATAGAGTTAACCTGAGAAAACATGATCCTTTTCACCActgttttcctttcttttgtAAAGACGGATTTGTATCTCAACGTTTTTCTTAAACCTGATAAATGATGACACAGTGTTTTTGAGATTGttccctgtttctctctctctcctctcccttatGTTTTTGTCATCAGAATGGAACGAGCAGTTATGTGTACGCAGACTCCAGCCCCCTGCAGGGGTTTGCAGCCTGGAGTCAAGATGTGGAGCTCAACTCCAGTTTATCTTCAACCACTAACTCCAGCTGTGTGGAGCTGCTCAGCACTGGAACATGGGGCTGTGTGGAGTGTGAGACCTCTATGTTTTTCATCTGCGAGTTCCcaaagagcaggagaagaggaggaaggacggggtgaggaggaggagggacaccTGCCTCAACATTATCATGagttaatgtgacatttaaccTTGCATATACCATGGCATCCAGTAGTCTGAGATCAATGTAACATGTATGAGTGTATGCGTGTATATGTATCTGCACATGTGTAGAACATTTATGTAGATATTTGCATGACATTTGTATGATAATTTGAGATCGACGGTTTTGCATAGAAACATCTGTTGATATCACATCTGCTTTTATCACTACAAACTCTCTCGACGTCTtgttctgtgtcttctacgtctATGGCTCCGCTTTTTATgcagagatgtttgttttctgtttttctttcacacatgagctCCTCCGGAGAGTCTGCAGACTTTATATGAGACTTTACAGACTGAGatccttttagtttgaaaagagTGTTTTCAGAGCCTTAGTCCTTTGGGCCCATCTTAACCTGTACCTTTATCACTAATtgggctttggtggaggtatgcactccaTTGAGTGTCATTCATGGTTGTACCTGTTTTCTAATCAATAATAGTCATTCAAAGCAAAAGTAGATTGAACATTGAGCGATTTCAGAGATTTATTTCCAGCTGTGAGATAGAAGTGATCCACTGTTCCGCAAATGTGTCTCTAGAGAACAAGGACAAATGCACACTCTCAAAACGTCCTTACCTATTTCCTtgatgatttattaaaaaaaattctactgCAGCAGAGGTCTTATAAACAATGGCCTTGCATCATGCAAAAGGATACAGAGTCCTTTACAGGTTGTATTGATTCTGACTGCGAGCCACCATAAACTGAACGAAGCCTGGTGCCCTTTCAGAGGTTATGTCAACATTGTTTCACATAAACTGACTCCTGGCTAAACATTAACTGTGACTCACATTGAAAAACTGCTCTCACCAACTCATGAAACAACATAAGTTCAACTTCCCCCTTTCATTAAAGAActgcacccccccacacacacatacacacacacacacacacacacacacacacacacacacccctacaAAATAACCCTCCATTACAACAGATCGCTGTTTCAGTGCAAACACAGTAAGTG
This region of Paralichthys olivaceus isolate ysfri-2021 chromosome 13, ASM2471397v2, whole genome shotgun sequence genomic DNA includes:
- the colec10 gene encoding collectin-10, which translates into the protein MMAKICNMRLLELCVCVVAFNSISASPEVCSNSLLPGAKGDQGEVGEEGDQGKLGKNGPPGLTGAPGEKGLRGEVGTTGKMGPAGDNGDPGDTGVDGPTGQKGKPGTTCDCGRYRKVVGQLDVNTGKLRNAVKFLKNVILGLKETEERYYLLVKEAKRFREASMNCKLRGGSLAMPKTTDTNRLMADYVSHAGLTRVYIGVQAQSKDTNGTSSYVYADSSPLQGFAAWSQDVELNSSLSSTTNSSCVELLSTGTWGCVECETSMFFICEFPKSRRRGGRTG